From Desulfuromonas soudanensis, the proteins below share one genomic window:
- the xthA gene encoding exodeoxyribonuclease III codes for MKIVSFNVNGLRSRLHQLEALIKSHAPEIIGLQETKVQDGDFPVGAIEALGYHAVYSGQKTHYGVALLSREKPSAVRIGFPDDGDEAQKRFIAASYTLSGGETLRVINGYFPQGESRDHPLKFPAKKAFYADLRRYLENHCDPAAPLAVLGDFNVAPLDADIGIGADNARRWLRTGKTSFLPEERAWFQELLDWGLMDGFRALHPDIDDRFSWFDYRSRGFEADPRRGLRIDHILLSRPLLENCRSAGIDYEIRALERPSDHCPVWVELESEQNPF; via the coding sequence GTGAAAATCGTCTCCTTCAACGTCAACGGTCTGCGCTCGCGCCTCCACCAGCTCGAGGCGCTGATAAAGAGTCACGCCCCCGAGATCATCGGCCTGCAGGAAACCAAGGTGCAGGACGGCGACTTCCCCGTCGGGGCCATCGAGGCCCTCGGCTACCATGCCGTCTACAGCGGCCAGAAGACCCACTACGGCGTGGCGCTCCTCTCCCGGGAGAAACCCTCCGCGGTCCGGATCGGTTTTCCCGACGATGGCGACGAGGCGCAGAAGCGCTTCATCGCCGCCTCCTACACCCTCTCCGGCGGGGAGACCTTGCGGGTCATCAACGGCTACTTCCCCCAGGGGGAGAGTCGCGACCACCCGCTGAAATTCCCGGCAAAAAAAGCCTTCTACGCCGACCTGCGCCGCTATCTCGAAAATCACTGCGACCCCGCCGCCCCGTTGGCGGTACTGGGGGACTTCAACGTCGCTCCCCTCGATGCCGACATCGGCATCGGCGCCGACAACGCCCGGCGCTGGCTGCGCACCGGCAAGACCTCCTTCCTCCCCGAGGAACGCGCCTGGTTCCAGGAGCTCCTCGACTGGGGTCTCATGGACGGTTTTCGCGCCCTGCACCCCGACATCGACGACCGCTTCAGCTGGTTCGACTACCGCAGCCGCGGTTTCGAGGCCGACCCCAGGCGCGGCCTGCGCATCGACCACATCCTCCTCAGCCGGCCCCTGCTGGAGAACTGCCGCAGCGCCGGCATCGATTACGAGATCCGCGCTCTGGAGCGCCCTTCGGACCACTGTCCTGTGTGGGTGGAACTGGAATCGGAGCAAAACCCGTTCTGA